From Aliarcobacter butzleri, the proteins below share one genomic window:
- a CDS encoding efflux RND transporter periplasmic adaptor subunit, protein MIKKSLVAISFLFLGFNSLIADEAKAPNEAPGLPVQTFTITKQNNTTNKTYPTILKAYEQVDVIARVSGILKEKHFKEGDFVKKGTLLYKIEPDTYLANLNMKKAEYTKAKKDYERAKSLIATKSISPQSFDDYTYQYESSKAALDEAQINLNYTTVTAPIDGIVGIKQHDIGDLVGSSSNNSLLVTITNTNPIHAEFSLPKDDMNKYLSQIKDKSAKIKLITDGKTYENGEIDYIAPVIDTNTDTLLLRAKFENANNELIVGNFTKIEISNLSLGDVFVVPENAVLKTVQATIVFVVDENNIAKPRPVVTGDLVKEGMVIKSGLKPNEQIVTSNFAKLRPDTKVQIVNKEK, encoded by the coding sequence ATGATAAAAAAGTCGTTAGTTGCAATATCTTTCCTTTTTTTAGGATTTAATAGTTTAATTGCAGATGAAGCAAAAGCACCAAATGAAGCACCAGGATTACCTGTTCAAACATTTACAATTACAAAACAAAATAATACTACAAATAAGACTTATCCAACTATTTTGAAAGCTTATGAACAAGTTGATGTTATAGCAAGGGTTTCTGGAATATTAAAAGAGAAACATTTTAAAGAAGGTGATTTTGTAAAAAAAGGAACTTTACTTTATAAAATAGAGCCAGATACTTATTTAGCAAATTTAAATATGAAAAAAGCTGAATATACAAAAGCAAAAAAAGATTATGAAAGAGCTAAATCATTAATTGCTACAAAATCAATTAGTCCACAATCTTTTGATGATTATACATACCAATATGAAAGTTCAAAAGCAGCATTAGATGAAGCACAAATAAATCTAAACTATACAACTGTAACAGCTCCTATTGATGGAATTGTTGGTATAAAACAACATGATATTGGAGATTTAGTTGGAAGTAGTTCAAATAATTCTTTACTTGTAACTATTACAAATACAAATCCAATTCATGCTGAGTTTTCTTTACCAAAAGATGATATGAATAAATATCTTTCTCAAATAAAAGATAAAAGTGCAAAAATTAAACTTATCACAGATGGTAAAACTTATGAAAATGGAGAAATTGATTATATTGCTCCTGTAATAGATACAAATACTGATACTCTACTTTTAAGAGCAAAATTTGAAAATGCAAATAATGAATTAATAGTGGGTAACTTTACAAAAATAGAGATTTCAAATCTATCTTTAGGTGATGTTTTTGTTGTTCCTGAAAATGCTGTATTAAAAACTGTACAAGCAACTATTGTTTTTGTTGTTGATGAAAATAATATAGCAAAACCAAGACCAGTTGTAACTGGAGATTTAGTAAAAGAAGGAATGGTTATAAAAAGTGGTTTAAAACCAAATGAACAAATTGTAACTAGTAATTTTGCAAAATTAAGACCAGATACAAAAGTTCAAATTGTAAATAAAGAGAAATAA
- a CDS encoding TolC family protein codes for MKKILFIFFVPLFLYSQSLEELVNLAIQNRLVESSKQKLDALKDEYRSVKGGYLPKLDLGAGYSVTDDERPNVAHKSGNVYGSVNYNLYDGGKKYDIYDSYESSIKSNEKSVDALKNDISLTVITYYFNYLSYMAQKDAKLKEIEQLDAQMERLSRYFKAGTTTEDEVQKIISNVEAAKVELKEIDLNIITILHNLEYITGTKVDITAGSNVNELQDVKEESARFDIQSLEYDTQTSLSNAKAEKSGYLPTITLDNTFTYYDKEYNHANNDLGNDVDHQNIASANLKWNIFSFGETKYKYEAKFKEYLASKLNLEYEKNKANVDLQLSLKAYEIAKAKIASTEASLKAADSAYTIIKSKYENGLVDNVAFLQSLSEKFDALSRYRASLNDIEIKRANVIYQSGEKLEEYIK; via the coding sequence TTGAAAAAGATATTATTTATTTTTTTTGTACCACTTTTTTTATATTCACAAAGTTTAGAAGAGCTAGTAAATTTAGCTATTCAAAATAGATTAGTTGAATCATCTAAACAAAAATTAGATGCACTAAAAGATGAATATAGAAGTGTAAAAGGTGGTTATTTACCAAAATTAGACCTAGGTGCAGGATATTCAGTAACTGATGATGAAAGACCAAATGTTGCTCATAAATCAGGAAATGTATATGGAAGTGTAAATTATAATCTTTATGATGGTGGAAAAAAATACGATATTTATGATAGTTATGAATCATCTATAAAAAGTAACGAAAAATCTGTTGATGCTTTAAAAAACGATATTTCATTAACTGTTATAACTTACTATTTTAACTACTTATCATATATGGCACAAAAAGATGCTAAATTAAAAGAAATCGAGCAACTTGATGCTCAAATGGAAAGATTAAGTAGATACTTCAAAGCTGGAACTACAACAGAAGATGAAGTACAAAAAATCATTTCAAATGTCGAAGCTGCAAAAGTTGAACTGAAAGAAATTGATTTAAATATCATCACAATTTTACATAATTTAGAATATATAACTGGTACTAAAGTCGATATTACAGCAGGTTCAAATGTAAATGAACTTCAAGATGTAAAAGAAGAAAGTGCAAGATTTGATATTCAATCTTTAGAATATGATACTCAAACAAGTTTAAGTAATGCAAAAGCTGAAAAAAGTGGTTATTTACCAACAATCACTTTAGATAATACTTTTACATATTATGATAAAGAGTATAATCATGCTAATAATGATTTAGGAAATGATGTAGATCATCAAAATATCGCAAGTGCAAACTTAAAATGGAATATTTTTTCATTTGGAGAAACAAAATATAAATATGAAGCAAAATTCAAAGAGTATTTAGCTTCAAAATTAAATTTAGAATATGAAAAAAACAAAGCAAATGTAGATTTACAACTATCACTTAAAGCTTATGAAATAGCAAAAGCAAAAATAGCTTCAACTGAAGCTAGTTTAAAAGCAGCTGATAGTGCTTATACAATCATCAAATCAAAATATGAAAATGGTTTAGTTGATAATGTTGCCTTTTTACAAAGTTTAAGTGAAAAATTTGATGCTCTTAGCAGATATAGAGCTTCATTAAATGATATAGAAATAAAAAGAGCAAACGTGATTTACCAAAGTGGTGAAAAATTAGAGGAGTATATAAAATGA
- a CDS encoding MarR family winged helix-turn-helix transcriptional regulator, with product MFCYNPSMNKQYIDDFYERCTTDKKCAIFALSLPLFLISKDLTVKSEQFLKTDYDLLHTDIDVLASLYFKGENYTLSPTELYDALIFSSGGMTKVLKKLQDRELIKRDSVKNDKRKNLVCLTQKGTELIEEIMDNKASMIEKTFSVLDKKEKENLKSILSKVLYSLN from the coding sequence TTGTTTTGCTACAATCCTTCTATGAATAAACAATATATAGATGACTTTTATGAAAGATGTACTACAGATAAAAAGTGTGCGATATTCGCATTATCATTACCTTTATTTTTAATAAGTAAAGATTTAACAGTAAAATCAGAACAATTTTTAAAAACAGATTATGATTTATTACATACAGATATTGATGTTTTAGCATCTTTATATTTTAAAGGAGAAAATTATACTTTATCTCCAACAGAATTATATGATGCCTTGATATTTTCTTCAGGTGGAATGACAAAAGTTTTAAAAAAACTTCAAGATAGAGAACTTATAAAAAGAGATTCAGTAAAAAATGATAAAAGAAAGAATCTAGTTTGTTTAACACAAAAAGGAACAGAGTTGATAGAAGAAATTATGGATAATAAAGCTTCTATGATAGAAAAAACTTTTTCAGTTTTAGATAAAAAAGAAAAAGAAAATCTAAAAAGTATCCTTTCGAAAGTTCTTTATTCTTTAAACTAA
- a CDS encoding helix-turn-helix domain-containing protein produces MTQRDMAGYIGVTPVTLRNWRKEKPKLYEIVMKGFAFEEVVKKIQQNVDELKALEEQFKSKK; encoded by the coding sequence ATGACTCAAAGAGATATGGCTGGATATATTGGTGTTACTCCTGTAACTCTTAGAAATTGGAGAAAAGAAAAGCCAAAACTTTATGAAATAGTTATGAAAGGTTTTGCTTTTGAAGAAGTAGTAAAAAAAATACAACAAAATGTTGATGAATTAAAAGCTTTAGAAGAGCAATTTAAAAGTAAAAAATAA
- a CDS encoding sensor domain-containing diguanylate cyclase, with amino-acid sequence MKKILFLLLFTLFCFANEIKSIDLTKFEWQYKWGDSPFENNFPLWTNDKENDSSWQKIDFPSNPENRNNQTNVWYRVKLPDVLPNEPNLYIVSIDLITQVYFENRQIYHFGEFDKEGKGKYKGWPWHLIKLPNDSAGKYLYFRIFSDYADIGFFGEIKISSKGDLYEQMLQFDIPKIMVGSVSIFVSVLFLLTFLSKFKRLELSILGLMFLTQGLNVLFSAKILEIYFHYPLFKQYILAIAFFFFPIGMALFIDKTINRNVPFNLIKKIWQIHLIYLIGAIFGSLLGFFSLPSTYEYFDIFYNFITLPILTFFMIYFFFKGNKETKIITFSFFIISIYWLYSSLIAAALVPWEEYPSDVAVFICLLLLSYSMVNKLNYTQELEDAKEELTILSSTDYLTKLNNRKNIDLALKMNENLYKRYKEPFSVILFDLDDFKKVNDTYGHLVGDKIIIEIADLLRKYTRESDIIGRWGGEEFIIICLKTNLQEALVVALNLKEKVSLHKFDKVGNKTASFGVSTFKDNDTITELLTRADDAMYKAKTNGKNRVEMEV; translated from the coding sequence GTGAAAAAAATTTTATTTTTATTACTTTTTACACTGTTCTGCTTTGCTAATGAAATTAAAAGTATAGATTTAACTAAATTTGAATGGCAATATAAATGGGGTGATTCTCCTTTTGAAAATAATTTTCCTCTTTGGACAAATGATAAAGAAAATGACTCTTCTTGGCAAAAAATAGATTTCCCTAGTAATCCAGAAAATAGAAATAATCAAACAAATGTTTGGTATAGAGTAAAACTTCCTGATGTATTACCAAATGAGCCTAATTTATACATAGTTAGTATTGATTTAATTACACAAGTTTATTTTGAAAATAGACAAATATATCATTTTGGAGAATTTGATAAAGAAGGAAAGGGCAAATATAAAGGTTGGCCTTGGCATTTAATAAAACTTCCAAATGATAGTGCAGGAAAATATCTCTATTTTAGAATATTTTCAGATTATGCAGATATTGGGTTTTTTGGAGAGATAAAAATATCTTCAAAAGGTGATTTATATGAACAAATGTTACAGTTTGATATTCCAAAAATTATGGTTGGTTCTGTTTCTATTTTTGTTTCAGTTCTATTTTTATTAACTTTTTTATCAAAATTTAAAAGATTAGAGTTATCAATTTTAGGGTTAATGTTTTTAACTCAAGGATTAAATGTACTTTTTTCAGCAAAAATACTTGAAATCTATTTTCATTATCCTCTTTTTAAACAATATATTTTAGCAATTGCATTTTTCTTTTTCCCTATTGGAATGGCTCTTTTTATCGATAAAACTATAAATCGAAATGTTCCTTTTAATCTTATAAAAAAAATTTGGCAAATACATTTAATATATCTAATTGGTGCAATTTTTGGTTCACTTTTAGGATTTTTTTCTCTTCCTTCTACTTATGAATATTTTGATATTTTTTACAATTTTATAACTCTTCCTATTTTGACTTTTTTTATGATTTATTTCTTTTTTAAAGGTAATAAAGAGACAAAAATTATTACCTTTAGTTTTTTTATAATCTCTATTTATTGGCTTTACTCTTCTTTAATTGCAGCTGCTCTTGTGCCTTGGGAGGAGTATCCAAGTGATGTTGCAGTATTTATTTGTTTGTTACTTTTATCTTATTCTATGGTAAATAAATTAAATTACACACAAGAGTTAGAAGATGCAAAAGAGGAATTAACTATTTTATCATCAACTGATTATTTAACTAAATTGAATAATCGTAAAAATATAGATTTAGCTTTAAAAATGAATGAAAATTTATATAAAAGATATAAAGAACCTTTTTCTGTAATTTTATTTGATTTAGATGATTTTAAAAAAGTTAATGATACTTATGGTCATTTAGTTGGAGATAAAATTATTATTGAAATAGCAGATTTATTGCGAAAATATACAAGAGAATCTGACATTATAGGAAGATGGGGAGGCGAAGAGTTTATTATAATTTGTCTAAAAACAAATTTACAAGAGGCTTTAGTCGTTGCTTTAAATTTGAAAGAAAAAGTTTCATTACATAAGTTTGATAAAGTTGGAAATAAAACAGCAAGTTTTGGTGTATCTACTTTTAAAGATAATGATACAATTACAGAACTTTTAACAAGAGCTGATGATGCAATGTATAAAGCTAAAACAAACGGAAAAAATAGAGTAGAAATGGAAGTTTAA
- the xth gene encoding exodeoxyribonuclease III has translation MAKRYKFISWNVNGIRAVDKKDALKWIDEIEVDLLGVQETKSMKDQIPKTIFSKEFKTLFASASAIKGRSGTALFSDIEPTFQSICESVDILDEGRINEVHFNLADKNIAFFNVYFPNGQSSQERLDYKMEFYDRFLNHCENLKKDGKSIIVCGDVNTAHTEIDIARPKANENTSGFLQMERDWITKFLSHGYIDTFRLINGDIKDKYSWWSYRANARANNVGWRIDYFYVSSDLKDYVKDAYILDNIEGSDHCPIGLEMEL, from the coding sequence ATGGCAAAAAGATATAAATTTATTTCATGGAATGTAAATGGAATACGAGCAGTTGATAAAAAAGATGCGTTAAAATGGATAGATGAAATTGAAGTTGATTTACTTGGTGTTCAAGAAACAAAATCAATGAAAGACCAAATTCCAAAAACTATCTTTTCAAAAGAGTTCAAAACTCTATTTGCAAGTGCATCAGCAATCAAAGGAAGAAGTGGAACTGCCCTATTTTCTGATATTGAACCTACTTTTCAAAGTATTTGTGAAAGTGTAGATATTTTAGATGAAGGAAGAATCAACGAAGTTCATTTCAATTTAGCAGATAAAAATATCGCATTTTTTAATGTATATTTCCCAAATGGACAAAGTAGTCAAGAAAGACTTGATTATAAAATGGAATTTTATGATAGGTTTTTAAATCATTGCGAAAATCTAAAAAAAGATGGAAAATCAATCATTGTTTGTGGCGATGTTAATACAGCTCATACGGAAATTGATATTGCAAGACCAAAAGCCAATGAAAATACAAGTGGATTTTTACAAATGGAGAGAGATTGGATAACAAAATTCTTATCTCATGGTTATATCGATACTTTTAGACTTATAAATGGCGATATAAAAGATAAATACTCTTGGTGGAGTTATAGAGCAAATGCCAGAGCAAATAATGTTGGCTGGAGAATTGATTACTTTTATGTTAGTTCTGATTTAAAAGATTATGTAAAAGATGCTTATATTTTAGATAATATAGAAGGAAGTGACCATTGTCCAATCGGTCTTGAAATGGAGCTTTAA
- a CDS encoding sulfite exporter TauE/SafE family protein: MLELGLGVITFLTSVIAAVVGIGGGMMLIAILPSFLPVNALIPVHGLTQVSSNLSRAIFGYKDVQYEVVPKFLIGSILGIAFFVGILNFISLEYVPLFIGVYILLSLWSQKFNEKIKRYENYYLAGFFQTGLSMVVGATGPLTMTLLFKDYNDKDKVVATGAALMSITHFLKVVVFIYFGFVFFDYIWIIISMIIGAVVGSFVGTKLRNIIDGKRFTIILKILLTILALNLIIGILLKSF, encoded by the coding sequence ATGTTGGAGTTAGGTTTAGGAGTTATCACTTTTTTGACTTCTGTTATTGCAGCAGTTGTTGGAATTGGTGGTGGAATGATGCTTATTGCTATTTTGCCTTCATTTTTACCTGTAAATGCACTTATTCCAGTTCATGGATTAACACAAGTTTCAAGTAATCTTAGTCGAGCAATTTTTGGATATAAAGATGTGCAATATGAAGTAGTACCTAAATTTTTAATTGGTTCTATTTTAGGAATTGCTTTTTTTGTAGGAATATTAAATTTTATTTCACTTGAATATGTACCACTATTTATTGGAGTTTATATATTACTTTCTCTTTGGAGTCAAAAGTTCAATGAAAAGATAAAAAGATATGAAAACTACTATTTAGCAGGTTTTTTTCAAACAGGACTTTCGATGGTTGTTGGAGCTACTGGACCGCTTACAATGACACTTTTATTTAAAGATTATAATGATAAAGATAAAGTTGTAGCAACTGGAGCTGCTTTGATGAGTATAACTCATTTTTTAAAGGTAGTTGTATTTATATATTTTGGATTTGTATTTTTTGATTATATATGGATTATTATATCTATGATTATTGGAGCAGTTGTTGGAAGTTTTGTTGGAACTAAACTAAGAAATATAATAGATGGTAAAAGATTTACTATTATATTAAAAATTTTACTTACTATTTTGGCATTAAACTTAATCATAGGAATATTACTAAAAAGTTTTTAG
- a CDS encoding TIGR03643 family protein: MYFQKDCARNFNLNKKKKNKQSDLSFSETDQNRLVEMAWQDRVSFDTIKELYGFTENELKKMMRNLLKKSSFKMWRKRVQGRTTKHKLKVSYKTTRFQ; this comes from the coding sequence ATGTATTTTCAAAAAGATTGTGCTAGAAATTTTAATTTAAATAAAAAAAAGAAAAACAAACAAAGCGATTTATCTTTTAGTGAAACTGACCAAAATAGACTTGTAGAAATGGCGTGGCAAGATAGAGTATCTTTTGATACTATAAAAGAACTTTATGGTTTCACTGAAAATGAATTAAAAAAAATGATGAGAAATCTTCTAAAAAAAAGCAGTTTTAAAATGTGGAGAAAAAGAGTTCAAGGAAGAACTACAAAGCATAAGTTAAAAGTTAGTTATAAAACAACAAGATTTCAGTAA
- a CDS encoding lipocalin family protein: MKKMFNFFGVILLSLFFVACSTKQERDLKTVQKVDLQKYLGDWYEIARYEHPFQKDCKNVKANYSLRDDEKIQVVNSCTKMSTNEFKDAKAVAYSVDETNSKLKVSFFRPFYGDYWILDLDKDYKYAIVGTPSKEYLWILSREKTMSNEVLNKLLEKITSMGFDKSKLTYTIQE; the protein is encoded by the coding sequence ATGAAAAAAATGTTTAACTTTTTTGGAGTTATTTTATTGTCACTCTTTTTTGTAGCTTGTAGTACAAAACAAGAAAGAGATTTAAAAACAGTACAAAAAGTTGATTTACAAAAATATCTTGGTGATTGGTACGAAATAGCAAGATATGAACATCCTTTTCAAAAAGATTGTAAAAATGTAAAGGCAAATTACTCTTTAAGAGATGATGAAAAAATTCAAGTTGTTAATAGTTGTACAAAGATGTCTACAAATGAATTTAAAGATGCAAAAGCAGTTGCATATAGTGTAGATGAAACAAATAGTAAACTAAAAGTAAGCTTTTTTAGACCATTTTATGGAGACTATTGGATTTTAGATTTAGATAAAGATTATAAATATGCTATTGTTGGAACACCATCAAAAGAGTATTTGTGGATACTTTCAAGAGAAAAAACTATGAGTAATGAGGTTTTAAATAAATTATTAGAAAAAATTACTAGTATGGGATTTGATAAATCTAAACTTACATATACAATACAGGAATAG
- a CDS encoding putative DNA modification/repair radical SAM protein codes for MKTDIYQKMEILSNSAKYDVSCSSSGVETSYKKGELGATHTSGICHTFTPDGRCVSLLKVLLTNICIYDCAYCINRVSNDIPRAVFSPRELADITINFYKRNYIEGLFLSSGIVKNEDHTMTLILKALKILRYEYRFNGYIHVKLIPGSSMELVEQIVKLANRVSSNIELPSDKSLKLLAPNKTKEKVLQPLKFARDLSLVKNQKPIGMSTQLIVGATPESDRDILKLSSALYDKALLKRVYYSAYIPVNNDKNLPSIITKPPLLREHRLYQADWLLRFYDFSWDEIVTDEFPNLDEELDPKTFWALNNLKYFPMEINTASKEELLRIPGIGARGVMKILSARRFKRLTFDDLKKLKISIKKAKYFITCNKDFQREVPFYRESLKLALTKPDPKKLIQPSLFDISSLTGEL; via the coding sequence ATGAAAACAGATATTTATCAAAAAATGGAAATTCTTAGCAATAGTGCAAAATATGATGTTTCTTGTAGTTCAAGTGGAGTTGAAACTTCATACAAAAAAGGAGAATTAGGAGCAACTCACACAAGTGGGATTTGCCACACTTTTACGCCTGATGGAAGATGTGTATCTTTGCTTAAAGTATTACTTACAAATATTTGTATTTATGATTGTGCGTATTGTATAAACCGTGTTTCAAATGATATTCCAAGAGCTGTTTTTAGTCCTAGAGAACTAGCAGACATTACAATCAATTTTTATAAAAGGAACTATATTGAAGGTCTTTTTTTAAGTTCTGGTATTGTAAAAAATGAAGACCACACTATGACTTTGATTTTAAAAGCTTTAAAAATTTTACGATATGAATATAGATTTAATGGTTATATTCATGTAAAACTAATCCCTGGAAGCAGTATGGAACTAGTTGAGCAAATCGTAAAACTAGCAAATAGAGTAAGTTCAAATATCGAACTTCCAAGTGATAAATCTTTAAAACTTTTAGCACCAAATAAAACAAAAGAGAAAGTTTTACAACCTCTAAAATTTGCGCGAGATTTAAGCTTAGTAAAGAATCAAAAACCAATAGGAATGAGTACTCAACTAATCGTTGGAGCAACACCTGAAAGTGATAGAGATATACTTAAACTTAGCTCTGCTTTATACGATAAAGCTTTGTTAAAAAGGGTTTATTATAGTGCTTATATTCCAGTAAACAATGATAAAAATCTTCCTTCAATTATCACCAAACCTCCACTTTTAAGGGAACATAGACTTTATCAAGCTGATTGGTTACTTAGATTTTATGATTTTTCTTGGGATGAGATAGTTACTGATGAGTTTCCAAATTTAGATGAAGAACTTGACCCAAAAACATTTTGGGCATTGAATAATCTAAAATATTTTCCTATGGAAATAAACACAGCTTCAAAAGAAGAATTATTAAGAATTCCAGGAATTGGAGCAAGGGGTGTAATGAAGATTTTAAGTGCTAGAAGATTTAAAAGACTCACTTTTGATGATTTGAAAAAATTAAAAATTTCAATCAAAAAAGCAAAATATTTTATCACTTGCAACAAAGATTTTCAAAGAGAAGTTCCATTTTATAGAGAAAGTCTAAAACTTGCACTTACTAAACCAGACCCAAAAAAACTAATACAACCCTCACTTTTTGATATTAGTTCATTAACGGGTGAATTATGA
- a CDS encoding TIGR03915 family putative DNA repair protein has protein sequence MILVYDGTFEGFLSLVYEVYYKKLKPIKIYKTLPNEMIFEEILEINTLKDNAIKVLTAIKTKFPKELIQRILNIFMCDSKEFELYLLEYIIIGFKEVKQLYNINNSCVFYLNNLEKELFRNVHKLTGFIRFEELEDATLYAKVESKFNVVYFLGKHFLKGFNNQNFIIHDLNRKLAFVKMQNDFSVQEVAFFDEPNYSSNEQKFQKLWKSFFNAVTIKERLKPKLQRQLVPLLYRTYMSEFTL, from the coding sequence ATGATTTTAGTTTATGATGGAACTTTTGAGGGATTTTTATCTTTGGTTTATGAGGTTTATTATAAAAAATTAAAACCTATAAAAATCTATAAAACTCTTCCAAATGAGATGATTTTTGAAGAAATTTTAGAAATAAATACTTTAAAAGATAATGCTATAAAAGTTTTAACTGCCATAAAAACAAAATTTCCAAAAGAGTTAATCCAAAGAATTTTAAATATTTTTATGTGTGATTCAAAAGAGTTTGAACTCTATTTATTGGAGTATATTATTATTGGTTTCAAAGAAGTAAAACAACTATACAACATCAATAATTCTTGCGTTTTTTATCTAAATAATCTTGAAAAAGAGTTATTTAGAAATGTGCATAAATTAACTGGATTTATAAGATTTGAAGAACTTGAAGATGCAACTTTATATGCAAAAGTTGAATCAAAATTTAATGTTGTTTATTTTTTAGGAAAACATTTTTTAAAAGGCTTTAACAACCAAAATTTCATAATCCACGACTTAAATAGAAAACTAGCTTTTGTAAAAATGCAAAACGATTTTTCAGTTCAAGAAGTTGCTTTTTTTGATGAACCAAATTATTCATCAAATGAACAAAAATTTCAAAAACTTTGGAAAAGTTTTTTTAATGCAGTTACTATAAAAGAAAGGTTAAAACCAAAGCTACAAAGACAGTTGGTTCCTTTACTTTATAGAACTTATATGAGTGAGTTTACTTTATAA
- a CDS encoding ABC1 kinase family protein, with product MDELKELHDKLPKMSKADFEEVFKESFKQDSFKKFDNEPIASASIGQVHIAYLNDDTKVAVKLRRKNIEKQVRVDIKILNFFNKLFRPLFSYYTKNSIDAVINEFSSMIKDETNLTIELENLKKFSKIYENSGVLFPKPYEEFCSCSALVMSFMEGFRFDDKNSLMKHNIDFKEIISKLVNFYTQQMLMNGYFHADPHPGNLLINCNGDLVLLDFGMVKNISNDTRVAIIELIDGANKGDFDTFVRANKKLGTISYEAPQSLMVEFSQKMFDIFSNDNLSSESMQKLAFEVLESTRNLPFKLPSDAVYILRVSAIIEGLGTTYIENFNGVKDILPILKDNLPEALGIKTTITEIVLDEIESLPKFLKSLKQMISKSSKGELEVLINKDQLEFIKKDLKEYFGSYLKSLSFVLFGLFLIFYDENLKNIALILVSIGFLKILFIK from the coding sequence TTGGATGAACTAAAAGAGTTACATGATAAACTTCCAAAAATGTCTAAAGCTGATTTTGAAGAGGTTTTTAAAGAGTCTTTCAAGCAAGATTCTTTTAAAAAATTTGACAATGAACCAATTGCAAGTGCTTCAATAGGACAAGTTCATATTGCATATCTAAATGATGATACAAAAGTTGCAGTAAAACTTAGACGCAAAAATATAGAAAAACAAGTAAGAGTTGATATAAAAATATTAAACTTTTTTAATAAACTTTTTAGACCACTTTTTTCATATTACACAAAAAATTCAATTGATGCGGTTATAAATGAATTTTCAAGTATGATAAAAGATGAAACAAATCTTACGATTGAACTTGAAAACTTAAAAAAATTCTCAAAAATCTATGAAAATAGTGGTGTTTTATTTCCAAAGCCATATGAAGAGTTTTGTAGTTGTAGTGCGCTTGTTATGAGTTTTATGGAAGGTTTTAGATTTGATGATAAAAATTCTTTAATGAAACATAATATTGATTTTAAAGAGATTATTTCAAAACTTGTAAACTTTTATACACAACAAATGCTAATGAATGGATATTTTCATGCAGACCCACATCCTGGAAATTTGCTTATAAATTGCAATGGAGATTTGGTTTTACTTGACTTTGGAATGGTTAAAAATATTTCTAATGATACAAGAGTTGCTATTATTGAACTAATTGATGGTGCAAATAAAGGTGATTTTGATACTTTTGTAAGAGCAAATAAGAAATTAGGAACTATTAGCTATGAAGCTCCTCAAAGTTTGATGGTTGAATTTAGTCAAAAAATGTTTGATATTTTTTCAAATGATAATTTATCTAGTGAATCTATGCAAAAACTAGCTTTTGAAGTTTTAGAAAGCACAAGAAATTTACCATTTAAATTACCAAGTGATGCAGTATATATTTTAAGAGTAAGTGCAATAATAGAAGGTTTAGGAACAACTTACATAGAAAATTTCAATGGAGTAAAAGATATATTACCCATTCTAAAAGATAATCTTCCCGAAGCTTTAGGAATAAAAACTACTATTACAGAAATAGTTTTAGATGAAATAGAATCTTTGCCTAAATTTTTAAAAAGTCTTAAACAGATGATTTCAAAAAGTTCAAAAGGTGAACTTGAAGTATTAATAAATAAAGATCAACTAGAATTTATAAAAAAAGATTTAAAAGAGTATTTTGGTTCATATTTAAAATCTTTATCATTTGTTTTATTTGGACTATTTTTGATTTTTTATGATGAAAATCTAAAAAACATTGCTTTGATTTTAGTATCAATCGGTTTTTTAAAAATTCTATTTATAAAGTAA